In the Lebetimonas natsushimae genome, one interval contains:
- the typA gene encoding translational GTPase TypA — translation MKNIRNIAVIAHVDHGKTTLVDELLKQSHTLDARKEFGERVMDSNDLERERGITILSKNTAIRWGDFRINIIDTPGHSDFGGEVERVLKMVDGVLLLVDAQEGVMPQTKFVVKKALSLGLKPILVVNKIDKPAAEPDRVVDEVFDLFVSMGANEDQLDFPIIYAAAKEGYAKWELEDDNNDMTPVFEAITKYIPAPAGDENAPLQMQVFTLDYDNYVGRIGIARIFNGKVKKGEEVTLVKANGEKINGRITKLMGFLGLERMEIEEAKAGDIVAVAGFEALNVGDTIADKNNPIPLDALHIEEPTISVILSVNDSPLAGTEGKNVTAPKLRDRLFKEMQTNIAMKIEELGEGKFKVSGRGELQIAILAENLRREDFEFSLSRPEVIIKVENGVKLEPYEYVVVDVPDEYSGVVIEKLGTRGGVMKNMMPLSDGTTRIEFEMPARGLIGYRGEFMTDTKGEGVLNSSFLEFRPATTKPYKRKNGALISMENGVATGYAIFNLQERGRMFIKPGDKVYNGMIVGEHSRGNDLEVNPIRGKNLTNVRASGSDEAIKLVPPVEMTLEKALEWIEDDELVEVTPKSIRVRKKYLDPTERKRMSRRK, via the coding sequence ATGAAAAATATTAGAAATATCGCAGTTATAGCTCACGTTGACCACGGTAAAACCACTCTGGTAGATGAGCTGCTTAAACAATCTCACACTCTTGATGCCAGAAAGGAATTTGGCGAGAGGGTAATGGACAGTAACGATTTGGAAAGAGAAAGAGGTATTACTATTTTAAGCAAAAATACGGCTATCAGATGGGGCGACTTTAGAATTAATATTATTGACACCCCGGGGCACAGCGATTTTGGCGGAGAAGTTGAGAGGGTGCTTAAAATGGTAGACGGTGTATTGCTTTTAGTTGATGCACAAGAAGGTGTTATGCCTCAGACTAAATTTGTTGTAAAAAAAGCACTTTCACTCGGACTTAAACCTATTTTGGTTGTAAATAAAATTGATAAACCCGCAGCTGAGCCTGACAGGGTTGTAGATGAGGTGTTTGATTTGTTTGTAAGCATGGGGGCAAATGAAGACCAATTAGATTTTCCTATTATTTATGCGGCTGCAAAAGAAGGGTATGCCAAATGGGAACTTGAAGATGATAATAACGATATGACCCCTGTTTTTGAAGCTATTACAAAATATATCCCAGCTCCTGCCGGAGATGAAAACGCTCCTCTTCAAATGCAAGTTTTTACACTTGATTATGACAATTATGTGGGAAGAATAGGAATTGCCAGAATTTTTAACGGAAAAGTAAAAAAAGGTGAAGAAGTAACTCTTGTAAAAGCCAACGGAGAAAAAATAAACGGTAGAATTACTAAGCTGATGGGATTTTTGGGGCTTGAGAGGATGGAGATTGAAGAGGCAAAAGCCGGTGATATTGTAGCGGTTGCCGGATTTGAAGCATTAAATGTAGGAGATACCATTGCCGATAAAAACAATCCGATTCCTCTTGACGCACTGCATATTGAAGAACCGACCATCAGTGTTATTTTAAGTGTAAATGACTCTCCGCTTGCCGGGACTGAGGGTAAAAATGTAACAGCTCCAAAACTTAGAGACAGACTTTTTAAAGAAATGCAAACAAACATTGCTATGAAAATAGAAGAGCTAGGAGAAGGTAAATTTAAAGTTAGCGGAAGAGGAGAACTTCAAATTGCAATTTTGGCTGAAAATTTAAGACGTGAAGATTTCGAATTTTCACTATCACGTCCGGAAGTTATTATTAAAGTGGAAAACGGTGTGAAACTTGAGCCGTATGAATATGTGGTAGTTGATGTGCCTGATGAATACAGCGGAGTGGTAATTGAAAAACTTGGAACCCGTGGTGGAGTTATGAAAAACATGATGCCTTTATCTGACGGTACTACAAGAATTGAATTTGAAATGCCTGCCCGCGGACTTATCGGTTACAGAGGTGAATTTATGACAGATACAAAAGGTGAGGGTGTGCTTAACAGCAGCTTTTTGGAATTCAGACCTGCTACTACTAAACCTTATAAAAGAAAAAACGGTGCGCTTATTTCCATGGAAAACGGGGTTGCCACCGGGTATGCAATATTTAACCTTCAAGAGAGGGGCAGAATGTTTATAAAACCGGGGGATAAAGTATATAACGGTATGATTGTAGGAGAGCATTCAAGGGGCAATGATTTGGAAGTTAATCCAATCAGAGGTAAAAACCTAACAAACGTCAGGGCTAGTGGAAGTGATGAGGCTATAAAACTTGTACCTCCGGTTGAAATGACACTTGAAAAAGCGCTTGAGTGGATAGAAGATGACGAACTTGTAGAAGTTACCCCAAAATCAATCAGAGTCAGAAAAAAATATCTTGACCCAACTGAGAGAAAAAGAATGAGCCGCAGAAAATAA
- a CDS encoding TolC family protein has translation MKKFLFTAALSSLLLAKVVTFNEILKETMKNNLELKAKKLNIDKAKSDLEKAKGMEWGKFIFSEEISRTNNALYVFGMKLGAREATFRDFGFSDFLANMPGLMSGSVSGNQVLSIQPHDLNNPAPRSNFATKFVYEVPIFTGFKLTYAKKMAKLQILANKFKFNRDKNLLALEVLKAYNGAVAAKYFINALKKAKETTSSFVKMVENFKKEGMATDIDLLQAKKRDSEVDAYLEEAKNKYALALAYLRFLSDDYEITDVSDFAVVISPDSDLNKLIKTALKNRNDLKWMKKNVETMQKKVKFDSADKYPMIGAHLEYGWNDNTIANIRSDKDYWLAAVGLKYNIFDKSKDADIEKSKLSALQTSYYYKYMKKGIALDVRQKYLNLKTKSKIIKNKIINKDLAEEILNKYTYMYKQGMINMTVLLMKEADARKARAELIKAKYDEAVAAAELKASIGDFVKQK, from the coding sequence ATGAAAAAATTTTTATTCACTGCCGCTTTGTCAAGTCTGCTTTTAGCTAAAGTAGTTACTTTTAATGAAATTTTAAAAGAAACAATGAAGAATAATTTAGAGCTAAAAGCAAAAAAACTTAATATTGACAAAGCAAAGAGCGATTTGGAAAAAGCCAAGGGAATGGAGTGGGGAAAGTTTATTTTTAGTGAAGAAATAAGCAGGACCAATAATGCTTTATATGTTTTTGGAATGAAACTTGGTGCGAGGGAAGCTACGTTCAGGGATTTTGGATTCAGTGATTTTCTTGCCAATATGCCTGGTTTGATGAGTGGAAGTGTGAGCGGAAATCAGGTATTGTCTATTCAGCCTCATGATTTAAATAATCCGGCACCAAGAAGTAATTTTGCTACAAAATTTGTTTACGAAGTCCCTATTTTTACAGGTTTTAAATTAACTTATGCAAAAAAAATGGCAAAACTCCAAATCCTGGCAAATAAATTTAAATTCAATAGAGATAAAAATCTTTTGGCTTTAGAAGTTTTAAAGGCATATAACGGGGCGGTAGCGGCTAAATATTTTATAAATGCCCTTAAAAAAGCCAAAGAGACTACAAGTTCTTTTGTAAAAATGGTTGAAAATTTTAAGAAAGAAGGAATGGCCACCGATATTGATTTGCTTCAGGCTAAAAAAAGAGACAGCGAAGTTGATGCATATCTTGAAGAAGCTAAAAACAAATATGCCTTGGCTCTTGCGTATTTAAGGTTTTTAAGTGATGATTATGAAATAACAGATGTAAGTGATTTTGCAGTTGTGATTTCTCCTGATAGTGATTTGAATAAACTTATAAAAACCGCACTTAAAAACAGAAACGATTTAAAATGGATGAAAAAAAATGTAGAGACTATGCAAAAAAAAGTTAAATTTGACTCTGCCGATAAATATCCGATGATAGGCGCCCATTTGGAATACGGCTGGAATGACAATACTATAGCAAATATAAGAAGTGATAAAGATTACTGGCTTGCAGCGGTAGGGCTTAAATATAATATTTTTGATAAAAGCAAAGATGCCGATATTGAAAAAAGTAAACTTTCTGCCCTTCAGACAAGTTATTATTATAAATATATGAAAAAGGGGATAGCCCTTGATGTAAGACAAAAATATCTTAATTTAAAAACAAAAAGTAAAATAATAAAAAATAAAATTATAAATAAAGATTTGGCAGAAGAAATTTTAAACAAATATACATATATGTATAAACAGGGAATGATTAATATGACAGTGCTTTTAATGAAAGAGGCTGATGCAAGAAAAGCAAGAGCAGAGCTTATTAAAGCAAAATATGACGAAGCGGTTGCTGCGGCTGAACTGAAAGCAAGTATAGGTGATTTTGTAAAGCAAAAATGA
- a CDS encoding efflux RND transporter periplasmic adaptor subunit: protein MIKKIAFISTLALSVFAFEYANVKKEEIPLKKEYVADIYAKKQVMLASRVMGYVKQINVEEGERVKKGELLFVVDPNDIYSMLNQARGAVLQAQSGVLMAEMAYADAKKDYERFKNLYAEGAVSKRDFEKMKLNMDIRKKQVDMAKGMLKRAKAGLDMARNQIKYAKVKSPIDAVVTRKMKNVGEMALPGYPVLILSDLNSLKARSFVKEADIDKFKLGMSVQIFVPAVNKTYKAKVDTIIPSADPATHSYIVKFALDNYDNKLLPGMYAKAKVVVGKKEAVLVPFAAVTSREGLVGVFVNENGTAKFVPIKQIAQEGDFIAVEGLKGDEKVILYPPANLTDGQRL from the coding sequence ATGATTAAGAAAATAGCATTTATTTCAACATTGGCATTAAGTGTTTTTGCTTTTGAATATGCTAATGTTAAAAAAGAAGAAATTCCTTTAAAAAAGGAATATGTAGCGGATATTTACGCTAAAAAACAGGTAATGCTTGCAAGCAGGGTCATGGGATATGTTAAGCAGATAAATGTAGAAGAAGGTGAGAGAGTAAAAAAAGGTGAACTTTTATTTGTGGTTGACCCAAATGATATTTATTCTATGCTTAACCAGGCGAGAGGTGCTGTTTTACAGGCCCAGAGCGGGGTATTGATGGCTGAGATGGCTTATGCCGATGCAAAAAAAGATTATGAAAGATTTAAGAATTTATATGCCGAGGGTGCTGTCAGTAAAAGAGATTTTGAAAAAATGAAACTAAATATGGATATCAGAAAAAAACAGGTTGATATGGCTAAAGGAATGCTAAAAAGAGCAAAAGCCGGGCTTGATATGGCAAGAAACCAGATTAAATATGCCAAGGTTAAATCCCCTATTGATGCAGTTGTTACAAGAAAAATGAAAAATGTCGGGGAAATGGCTCTTCCAGGGTATCCTGTTTTAATACTAAGTGATTTGAATTCTTTGAAAGCCAGAAGTTTTGTAAAAGAGGCTGATATTGATAAATTCAAACTGGGTATGAGTGTTCAGATTTTTGTACCGGCAGTAAATAAAACTTACAAAGCAAAAGTTGATACAATAATTCCAAGCGCAGACCCTGCTACTCATTCATATATTGTTAAATTTGCTTTGGATAATTACGATAACAAACTTCTTCCCGGAATGTATGCAAAAGCTAAAGTTGTTGTAGGTAAAAAAGAGGCTGTTTTGGTTCCGTTTGCGGCTGTTACAAGCAGGGAAGGGCTTGTCGGTGTATTTGTGAATGAGAATGGAACTGCAAAATTTGTACCTATTAAACAAATTGCTCAAGAGGGAGATTTTATAGCTGTTGAAGGTTTAAAAGGTGATGAAAAAGTAATTTTATATCCTCCTGCAAATTTAACTGACGGACAAAGATTATAG
- a CDS encoding efflux RND transporter permease subunit, whose protein sequence is MDKLKEIKAQIDEKKKRLEELKVSSCDINEIKTLEDEIKELEEAAKKREEKIHSLEEEVQKKEEELAHIEEELELNIAGKLARTFLKNPLTPVIALTLILMGLIAVFLTPREENPQIDVPAANVIVVYPGASSKEVQNVIVDPLERTLKAMTGVKHVYGMAMNSVGIVTVRFKIGQDKVRSISKLYDRVMQNMDKLPKGVWTPLVKPIDIDEVPIVTLALSSEKYNDAQLYRIAQRLLSPLAAVKNVSIIGIKGGHKRQFNILIDPQKLAAYHLSLGQIAMALKGANVDYPLGSMDNKKYSIPVEFDGFIDSVKDVENLVVANYMGRPIYIKDIAKVEDGVDFQNKHKTYYEAGLANEDKDVIGKKLNQVTIFIGKKRGTNAVFVARDVIAKAKELEKTLPKDVKIFVTRNDGHKANHAVNELIDHLLISLGVIIVLLILMLGWREALIVAFTVPLILSVTLFIGMLAGQTINRITLFALILSLGLLVDSAIIVIENIHRHFEIGDKEREYAAVYATNEIGNPTNIATLAIILAFIPMLFVTGMMGPYMRPIPFNVPIAMIASLVIAYMFTPWAAVKFLPEHKSHHEPFDIRKTKTYKIFYSILEPLLNSGFKRVVFFSVIMLLFVGSLMLPVWKIVLFKMLPGANKNTFNITIDLPKGASIDSTAKVSNCVASILSREKEIKDFEQFIGISGVVDFNGLLRGSSMKQGENYGEIRVNLFPKEEGRKESSIDMVSRLRPIIQKQCSFDGANIKLVEDPPGPPVIATLLMQVFGGDAKGRLKLANYIEDIYKHTDRVVDIDIMRDRQIVKYKIIPDKEKAALLGISVDQIAKILGMGLKGAVISVAHIPNEKDQVGIFVRFEKKYRNNLESLDKIKLMSMTTHRLVPLKEVVKVVPVGYDGMITSKDLRPMVMVTGEMNKRGSIYALLDIFFELKDKGIPGYKIIYDGNPRLNLKALDLKTGKSYDLIWGGEWELTFDVFRDLGSAFGVAVVLIYLLMVAYYKNFRIPRIVLAAVPLTFIGVLPGHAIMNWITLAFFHSKTYFTATSMIGFIALAGIVVRNSLLLIDFTNDLIRQGRSINEAVIEAAATRFRPIILTALAIILASFVIVLDPVWQGLAVALIFGVLASTLLSVIVVPILYWRYLISKQKKEKHIKYGLEDI, encoded by the coding sequence ATGGATAAATTAAAAGAAATTAAAGCCCAGATTGATGAAAAAAAGAAAAGATTGGAAGAATTAAAAGTTTCTTCATGCGATATAAATGAAATAAAAACTCTTGAAGATGAAATTAAGGAATTAGAAGAAGCAGCAAAAAAAAGAGAAGAAAAAATACATTCTCTTGAAGAAGAAGTTCAAAAAAAAGAAGAAGAATTAGCTCATATTGAAGAAGAACTTGAGTTAAATATTGCAGGAAAACTGGCAAGAACATTTTTAAAAAATCCACTGACTCCTGTAATTGCCCTAACTCTTATATTAATGGGGTTAATTGCTGTGTTTTTAACACCAAGAGAGGAAAATCCACAGATAGATGTTCCCGCCGCCAATGTAATAGTGGTATATCCGGGAGCTAGCTCCAAAGAAGTCCAAAATGTGATAGTAGACCCTCTTGAAAGAACCCTAAAAGCCATGACCGGTGTAAAACATGTTTACGGTATGGCAATGAATAGTGTCGGAATTGTTACTGTCAGATTTAAAATCGGTCAGGATAAAGTAAGAAGTATCAGTAAACTTTATGACAGAGTTATGCAAAATATGGATAAACTTCCAAAAGGTGTATGGACACCTCTTGTTAAACCAATTGATATTGACGAAGTGCCAATTGTAACTTTAGCGCTTTCAAGTGAAAAGTATAATGATGCTCAGCTTTACAGAATTGCCCAAAGACTGCTTTCTCCTCTTGCAGCAGTAAAAAATGTGAGTATTATCGGGATAAAAGGCGGTCATAAAAGACAGTTTAATATTTTAATCGACCCTCAAAAACTTGCAGCCTATCATTTATCACTTGGCCAGATAGCAATGGCGCTTAAAGGCGCTAATGTGGATTATCCGCTAGGTTCAATGGATAATAAAAAATACTCAATCCCTGTGGAATTTGACGGATTTATTGATTCAGTTAAAGATGTTGAAAATTTGGTAGTCGCAAACTATATGGGAAGACCGATTTACATTAAAGATATCGCAAAAGTTGAAGACGGAGTCGATTTTCAAAATAAACATAAAACTTATTATGAAGCAGGACTTGCTAATGAAGATAAAGATGTAATCGGCAAAAAATTAAATCAGGTTACCATTTTTATCGGTAAAAAAAGAGGAACAAATGCTGTTTTTGTGGCAAGGGATGTAATCGCCAAGGCAAAAGAGCTTGAAAAAACACTTCCAAAAGATGTAAAAATATTTGTTACAAGAAACGACGGGCACAAAGCAAATCATGCAGTTAATGAACTCATTGACCACTTGTTAATTTCACTTGGAGTTATTATTGTGCTTTTGATTTTAATGCTTGGATGGAGAGAAGCATTAATTGTAGCGTTTACAGTGCCGCTTATTTTATCTGTGACACTGTTTATAGGTATGCTTGCAGGTCAGACAATTAACAGAATTACACTGTTTGCATTAATTCTTTCACTTGGATTATTGGTTGACAGTGCCATTATCGTTATTGAAAATATACACAGACATTTTGAAATTGGTGATAAAGAGAGAGAATATGCAGCGGTTTATGCAACAAATGAGATAGGAAATCCAACTAATATTGCAACACTTGCGATTATTCTGGCATTTATTCCAATGCTTTTTGTTACGGGAATGATGGGCCCATATATGAGACCGATTCCGTTTAACGTGCCAATTGCTATGATTGCCTCACTTGTAATTGCTTATATGTTTACACCGTGGGCTGCTGTTAAATTCCTGCCAGAACACAAAAGTCATCATGAACCTTTTGATATAAGAAAAACCAAAACATATAAAATTTTTTATTCAATTTTAGAGCCGTTACTGAATTCAGGGTTTAAAAGAGTGGTGTTTTTCAGTGTAATTATGCTTTTATTTGTGGGATCTCTTATGCTTCCGGTTTGGAAAATCGTTTTGTTTAAAATGCTCCCGGGAGCGAATAAAAACACATTTAATATAACAATCGATTTGCCAAAAGGTGCAAGTATAGATTCTACTGCAAAAGTTAGCAACTGTGTAGCTAGTATTTTAAGCAGAGAAAAAGAAATAAAAGATTTTGAACAGTTTATAGGTATCAGCGGGGTTGTGGATTTTAACGGATTACTTAGAGGCTCTTCTATGAAACAGGGAGAAAATTACGGAGAAATAAGGGTCAACCTGTTCCCTAAAGAAGAGGGTAGAAAAGAAAGTTCAATTGATATGGTAAGCAGGCTTAGACCTATTATCCAAAAACAGTGTAGTTTTGATGGTGCAAATATCAAACTTGTAGAAGACCCTCCAGGACCGCCTGTAATTGCCACACTTTTAATGCAGGTATTCGGAGGAGATGCTAAGGGAAGACTTAAACTTGCCAATTACATAGAAGATATCTATAAACACACAGACAGGGTTGTAGATATTGATATTATGAGAGACAGACAGATTGTAAAATATAAAATTATTCCGGATAAAGAAAAAGCGGCTTTACTTGGCATCAGTGTGGACCAGATTGCAAAAATTCTTGGAATGGGCTTAAAAGGAGCAGTAATCAGTGTTGCACATATTCCAAACGAAAAAGATCAGGTCGGTATTTTTGTAAGATTTGAGAAAAAATACAGAAATAATTTAGAAAGCCTTGATAAAATAAAATTAATGTCAATGACAACCCATAGATTAGTGCCGCTTAAAGAAGTGGTAAAAGTTGTGCCTGTGGGTTATGACGGAATGATTACAAGCAAAGATTTAAGACCTATGGTTATGGTTACTGGTGAAATGAATAAAAGAGGTAGTATTTACGCACTTTTGGATATTTTCTTTGAGCTTAAAGACAAAGGAATTCCTGGTTATAAAATCATTTATGACGGAAATCCGAGATTAAACCTAAAAGCACTTGATTTAAAAACCGGTAAAAGTTATGATTTAATCTGGGGAGGTGAATGGGAGCTTACATTTGATGTATTCAGAGATCTTGGAAGTGCATTTGGTGTTGCAGTTGTGTTAATTTATCTATTGATGGTTGCTTATTATAAAAACTTTAGAATTCCAAGAATTGTTCTCGCAGCCGTACCGCTTACATTTATCGGGGTTCTTCCGGGACATGCCATAATGAACTGGATAACTCTTGCATTTTTCCATTCGAAAACATATTTTACGGCAACCAGTATGATCGGGTTTATTGCACTAGCCGGAATTGTTGTTAGAAATTCGCTCCTTTTAATAGACTTTACCAATGACTTAATTAGACAGGGCAGAAGTATAAATGAAGCAGTGATTGAAGCTGCCGCTACAAGATTTAGACCGATTATTTTAACAGCCCTAG